The following are encoded together in the Oncorhynchus gorbuscha isolate QuinsamMale2020 ecotype Even-year linkage group LG03, OgorEven_v1.0, whole genome shotgun sequence genome:
- the LOC124032282 gene encoding photoreceptor ankyrin repeat protein-like, with product MAQAQDDPQLGAGPSEDSELSENESETASLVSEDSVMPDYEMVRGSGGTTSTLYEACNRNEALTLQRVLERGVTKEEVMELDINGMNGLMLAVSRGYVDMVYGLHTCPLIDINHQDNEGNTALMIAAQAGYTSILNFILNYYPKIDLEVRDTRGFTALIKAAMQGRVDCVSSLLMAGADINVVDEVRGKSIMDWALKTGRFEVLQRLRFLQEHPIAEQFCDSYVIEWPELKELVAKAMIPKTLTQRLKDSLTISLPRDPQDNGVMDHLVKMTTSIHSPLVSTGCRPLCPTSPPELGKRRLAVPELMEKHSSKDLEESSVCHSNGVKCSFKPAPASSSPFSLANCCSNTEWRDSILSMAASGVRNFIPCSIAHRNSVFPSGCIPKITFTKSQDKTPKKAKKAKRHKGHLEPPVWKYKAAKQEKKKEKEKLEEEKQAQEKALKKAKKKAANVAAKSKEPAKAS from the exons ATGGCTCAGGCACAAGATGATCCCCAACTAGGCGCTGGCCCGTCCGAGGATTCTGAACTCTCTGAGAATGAGTCCGAAACGGCGAGCTTGGTGTCGGAGGACTCTGTCATGCCAGACTATGAGATGGTGCGGGGTAGTGGAGGCACCACCTCTACGCTGTACGAGGCCTGTAACAGGAACGAGGCGCTGACGCTACAGAGGGTCCTGGAGAGGGGGGTTACTAAGGAAGAGGTTATGGAGCTGGACATCAATGGCATG AATGGTCTGATGCTTGCTGTCTCCAGAGGCTATGTGGACATGGTCTACGGTCTACACACGTGTCCACTGATCGACATTAACCATCAGGACAACGAAGGCAACACAGCACTGATGATCGCTGCCCAGGCCG GCTACACCTCCATTCTAAACTTCATCCTGAACTACTACCCTAAGATAGACCTGGAAGTGAGGGACACCCGGGGCTTCACTGCCCTCATCAAGGCAGCCATGCAAGGCAGGGTAGACTGTGTGTCTTCCCTCCTCATGGCCG GTGCAGATATCAATGTAGTGGATGAGGTCCGGGGGAAAAGCATCATGGACTGGGCCCTGAAGACGGGTCGCTTCGAGGTCCTGCAGCGTCTCCGTTTTCTCCAGGAGCACCCCATCGCCGAGCAGTTCTGCGACAGCTACGTGATAGAGTGGCCCGAGCTGAAGGAGCTGGTTGCCAAAG ccatgatccCCAAAACACTGACTCAACGTCTGAAGGACAGCCTGACCATTAGCTTACCCAGGGACCCTCAGGACAACGGAGTGATGGACCACCTGGTGAAGATGACCACATCCATCCACAgccctctagtctccactggctgCCGGCCCCTCTGCCCCACAAGCCCCCCCGAGCTCGGGAAGAGGCGCCTGGCCGTGCCGGAGCTGATGGAGAAGCACAGCAGTAAGGACCTGGAGGAAAGCTCTGTGTGTCATAGTAACGGTGTGAAATGTTCCTTCAAGCCTGCGCCAGCGTCGTCAAGCCCCTTCTCACTCGCCAACTGCTGCTCGAACACGGAGTGGAGGGATAGTATTCTCTCGATGGCTGCCAGCGGCGTCCGGAACTTCATTCCTTGTTCCATTGCCCACCGGAACTCTGTATTCCCGTCTGGTTGCATCCCCAAGATCACCTTCACCAAGTCTCAAGACAAAACACCCAAGAAGGCGAAGAAGGCGAAGAGACACAAGGGCCACCTGGAGCCTCCAGTCTGGAAGTACAAGGCGGCGAAGCaggagaagaaaaaggaaaaggaaAAGTTGGAGGAAGAGAAGCAAGCGCAAGAGAAGGCACTTAAGAAAGCGAAGAAGAAGGCAGCCAATGTGGCGGCCAAGTCAAAGGAGCCTGCCAAGGCAAGTTAA